One genomic region from Sphingobacterium sp. UGAL515B_05 encodes:
- a CDS encoding lmo0937 family membrane protein: MEDLLYSVAISVMIVWAVTFVGGFITEDFIHILLIIAAIAFIFRAIKGISTSKVHQPQQ, translated from the coding sequence ATGGAAGACCTATTATATTCGGTAGCTATTAGCGTAATGATTGTTTGGGCGGTTACTTTTGTGGGCGGATTCATAACAGAAGATTTTATTCATATTCTATTAATTATTGCAGCTATAGCATTTATATTTCGCGCAATAAAGGGTATTAGTACTTCTAAGGTGCACCAACCTCAACAGTAA
- the surE gene encoding 5'/3'-nucleotidase SurE, protein MNILITNDDGIYSPGIAALAQTAREFGTVKIVAPDVEQSSMGHAITHSRPLSYRRAPVTFADIDAFRVNGTPADCVALGLHMFPDTQVVLSGINMGPNLGNSMWHSGTLAAAKQATLLGITGIALSTPVGKTEPDFEGLSRWTIDVLKILLKNKGPALYNVNFPPKPQGLSWTRQSVRLYDGRVVPGEDPMGRKNYWITVVPLEPAEKGTDRWAVEHNLVSITPLRLDLTAHDELAARQTSEHK, encoded by the coding sequence ATGAATATACTTATCACCAATGACGATGGTATCTATTCTCCGGGCATTGCGGCACTGGCACAGACGGCGAGAGAGTTTGGGACGGTAAAGATTGTGGCACCCGATGTTGAGCAGTCGTCAATGGGTCACGCTATTACGCATTCCCGGCCCTTAAGCTATCGGCGAGCGCCTGTTACTTTTGCAGATATTGATGCCTTTAGGGTCAATGGAACGCCGGCAGATTGTGTGGCCTTGGGTTTACATATGTTTCCAGATACGCAGGTTGTGCTTTCAGGTATTAATATGGGACCAAACCTAGGCAATTCAATGTGGCACTCAGGAACATTGGCTGCGGCAAAGCAGGCAACATTGCTCGGGATTACGGGTATTGCATTGAGTACACCTGTTGGAAAGACAGAACCTGATTTTGAAGGGCTGTCTCGGTGGACAATCGACGTGCTCAAGATATTACTGAAAAATAAGGGCCCTGCTCTTTATAATGTGAATTTTCCGCCTAAACCTCAAGGGCTTTCCTGGACAAGACAATCAGTACGTTTATATGATGGCCGTGTGGTGCCTGGAGAGGATCCTATGGGAAGGAAAAACTATTGGATCACAGTAGTGCCATTAGAACCTGCTGAAAAGGGTACTGATCGCTGGGCAGTAGAACACAATTTGGTTTCTATTACCCCCTTACGTCTTGACCTAACTGCACATGATGAACTTGCGGCCAGGCAGACAAGCGAACATAAATAA
- a CDS encoding aldo/keto reductase, translating to MVTTENLIQKKRFRPANKAGFGGVALGNGFQHNSDVECLKAVEAAWNAGIRLFDTSPWYGLGISERRMGLFLKDQPRESFTLSTKVGRLMLPREDFKMEQSLWKGKLNFAYQYDYSASGVRRSIEDSLQRLGLSSIDVVFIHDLSPDNGDMKDSYTHYFEQAIHGAMPELTKMREEGIIKGWGLGVNTIAPILQTLEVADPDIFLSACQYSLIKHDDELNQIFPKVAERDISIIVGAPLCAGFLSGKDRYLYDGKFPAGVKEKLNALQQVAKNHAVDLRTAALQFAAAPDAVSGVIPGAHTAEQAVQNAHSFEAKIPVDFWKELKHDKLIEDHAPVPNIQHN from the coding sequence ATGGTAACAACCGAAAATTTAATACAAAAGAAAAGATTCCGTCCCGCCAACAAAGCTGGATTTGGGGGAGTGGCATTGGGAAATGGATTTCAGCACAACTCAGATGTCGAATGCTTAAAGGCAGTCGAAGCCGCCTGGAATGCAGGGATACGATTGTTTGACACCTCGCCATGGTATGGTTTGGGTATCAGCGAACGTAGGATGGGCTTATTTTTAAAAGATCAGCCTCGAGAAAGTTTTACGCTGTCAACAAAAGTAGGCCGATTAATGTTGCCACGGGAGGATTTTAAAATGGAGCAATCGTTATGGAAAGGAAAATTAAATTTTGCTTACCAATATGATTATAGCGCTTCAGGAGTGAGAAGAAGTATCGAAGATAGTCTACAGCGCTTGGGATTATCTTCCATTGATGTGGTATTTATTCATGATCTTTCACCTGACAATGGAGATATGAAAGACAGCTATACACATTATTTTGAGCAAGCTATTCACGGAGCAATGCCCGAATTGACTAAGATGAGAGAAGAAGGTATTATTAAAGGTTGGGGACTGGGAGTTAATACCATTGCGCCTATCTTACAGACATTGGAAGTTGCTGATCCAGATATTTTTCTCTCAGCCTGCCAGTATTCATTGATAAAACATGACGATGAACTGAATCAGATTTTCCCGAAAGTTGCTGAAAGAGATATTTCGATTATTGTAGGAGCGCCATTATGTGCTGGATTTTTATCGGGTAAAGATCGTTATCTCTATGATGGGAAGTTTCCTGCCGGTGTTAAAGAAAAGCTAAATGCTTTGCAACAGGTCGCGAAAAATCACGCTGTAGATCTTCGTACAGCAGCATTGCAATTTGCAGCCGCTCCCGACGCAGTGTCTGGTGTTATACCCGGTGCACATACCGCTGAACAGGCCGTGCAAAATGCACATTCCTTTGAGGCAAAGATTCCTGTCGACTTTTGGAAAGAGTTGAAACATGATAAACTTATTGAAGATCACGCACCGGTACCCAATATTCAACATAACTGA
- a CDS encoding DKNYY domain-containing protein, which produces MGIITNKSRIICNAKMKKYTFFLACILLCFFISCRNIGKPVDKQKSGSYFIDSKGQIAYCQNGNWFSLGISQMQADAKSFEVLSEDIAKDKNAVYFRGTNQKLVDKNSFYVDNQIPKDRFHVYYIDQALGFNIIQGADPKTYELVKDHINWARDKDHYFYSNDMIKADRKTFSFVNDYFLMDKDSVYVSPNIGAFKAVTANAGNIEAINKYYIRIGNTIYYPPFQQGSDAITKSFKTIDKIRVLDQDHISVDNKTILFRGKSFRYEQVDAPSFALFPIDEKNDVYGSNSYSKDKNNVYYNQEIIPGADMKTFIPLGHDFGKDAKNVFYQKQLLEGVDANSFKKDGDFYKDNRGNKFSALTGNKI; this is translated from the coding sequence ATGGGTATAATAACTAATAAATCTAGAATTATATGCAATGCAAAAATGAAAAAATACACTTTTTTTCTGGCTTGTATTTTACTTTGCTTTTTTATTTCTTGTCGAAATATTGGCAAACCTGTTGATAAACAAAAATCCGGTTCTTACTTCATCGATTCAAAAGGGCAGATAGCTTATTGTCAGAACGGGAATTGGTTTAGCTTGGGCATTTCACAAATGCAGGCTGATGCAAAATCATTTGAGGTTTTGTCAGAAGATATAGCTAAAGACAAAAATGCGGTATATTTTCGTGGCACGAATCAAAAACTCGTGGACAAGAATTCCTTTTATGTCGATAATCAGATTCCAAAAGATCGTTTTCATGTCTATTATATCGATCAGGCCCTAGGCTTTAATATCATCCAGGGAGCAGATCCAAAAACATATGAGCTCGTAAAGGATCATATAAACTGGGCACGCGACAAGGACCATTACTTCTACAGTAATGACATGATAAAGGCAGATCGGAAAACCTTTTCGTTCGTCAATGACTATTTTTTAATGGATAAAGATTCAGTTTATGTCTCGCCAAATATAGGAGCCTTTAAAGCAGTTACTGCTAACGCTGGAAACATTGAAGCCATAAACAAATATTACATAAGAATTGGTAATACAATTTATTACCCACCATTTCAGCAGGGATCAGATGCCATAACGAAGTCTTTTAAGACCATTGATAAAATTCGTGTACTTGATCAGGATCATATTAGTGTTGACAACAAAACGATCCTATTCAGGGGGAAAAGCTTCAGGTATGAACAGGTAGATGCTCCTTCCTTTGCGTTATTCCCGATTGATGAAAAGAATGATGTGTATGGAAGCAACTCCTATTCAAAAGACAAGAATAATGTGTATTATAATCAGGAAATAATTCCGGGTGCCGATATGAAAACGTTTATACCTTTAGGTCACGATTTCGGAAAAGATGCAAAAAATGTCTTTTATCAAAAACAGCTACTTGAAGGAGTAGATGCAAATAGTTTTAAGAAGGACGGTGATTTTTATAAAGACAATCGGGGCAATAAATTCAGCGCCCTTACAGGAAATAAAATCTAA
- a CDS encoding GAF domain-containing sensor histidine kinase, producing MTIPNQLNQNQWYDRYTKKSDFDSCQRILEALCGHTKMRYGMIRRKIGRKWGNWCVYDYHSQKIVNKNSENYVKIYQEIRKGFSPIYIDDSEQCSVDEWTQVLHEFGLKSYISYPIINKNNSIVGHLSFMNAEPVHFDPIKLETLLPVCSDLIAIDFKTVIERRNTRRKLEQELRYSKNRELVLSSLAHDLNNPVSILKVISQYLGANIKDESQKKLIKKIEEASLRVKGVIDDILDFSTIRLQGRLIRINDHYRMDSLIKQILSEFEVLHNRTLIVNIDLPVDVPCDHQKMGRAFANLIGNAIKHGNPHQNIEINACIKKENFVFSVTNEVTYPQYSDLKDLFKPFVKGVNSNGLGLGLFIVSEIVKIHKGKIVVNLKDNKITFNLMIPIDLTNVVQ from the coding sequence ATGACAATCCCAAACCAATTAAATCAAAATCAATGGTACGATAGGTATACGAAGAAGAGCGACTTCGACTCCTGTCAAAGAATTTTGGAGGCTTTATGTGGCCACACGAAAATGAGGTATGGCATGATACGTAGGAAAATTGGCCGTAAATGGGGGAATTGGTGCGTTTATGACTATCACTCTCAGAAGATCGTCAATAAAAACAGTGAAAACTACGTTAAAATATATCAGGAAATAAGGAAAGGTTTCTCACCTATTTACATTGACGATAGCGAGCAATGTTCTGTCGACGAATGGACACAAGTTCTTCATGAATTCGGTTTAAAAAGCTATATCTCTTATCCAATTATTAACAAAAATAATTCTATTGTTGGACACTTGAGTTTCATGAATGCGGAACCCGTACACTTCGACCCAATTAAATTGGAGACGTTGCTCCCTGTTTGCAGTGATTTGATTGCAATAGATTTTAAAACTGTCATTGAACGTAGAAATACGAGAAGAAAATTAGAACAGGAACTTAGGTATTCCAAAAACAGAGAACTGGTTTTATCGTCCTTGGCCCATGACTTAAATAATCCTGTCAGCATCTTAAAAGTGATTTCGCAATATCTTGGCGCAAACATTAAAGATGAAAGTCAAAAAAAATTAATAAAGAAAATAGAAGAGGCTTCATTACGGGTGAAAGGAGTGATAGATGATATTTTAGATTTCAGTACGATCCGTCTTCAAGGCAGACTAATTAGAATTAATGATCATTACCGTATGGATTCATTGATTAAGCAAATCTTATCGGAATTTGAAGTATTACATAATAGAACGTTAATCGTCAACATCGACCTTCCGGTTGATGTGCCTTGTGATCATCAGAAAATGGGGCGGGCTTTCGCTAATTTAATTGGAAATGCTATAAAACATGGTAATCCTCATCAAAATATCGAAATAAATGCATGCATTAAAAAAGAAAATTTTGTTTTTAGTGTTACAAATGAGGTCACCTATCCGCAATATTCAGATCTTAAAGATCTATTTAAGCCTTTCGTAAAAGGAGTCAATAGTAATGGACTCGGATTAGGGCTATTTATTGTGAGTGAAATAGTTAAAATTCATAAAGGAAAGATAGTCGTAAATTTAAAAGACAATAAAATTACGTTTAACCTGATGATCCCGATCGATCTAACTAACGTTGTTCAATAA
- a CDS encoding VOC family protein, whose amino-acid sequence MNLLLDYDNFFLPAQDLDSAKEFYGNQLGLETKFDFSDKGMIAFKIGKNEPAIILSTVQHTKPTIWFTVDDVKTTCEYLKEKGVVFLSEPFEIMTGLAVEFNDPFGNKLGITDYSKSNKV is encoded by the coding sequence ATGAACTTACTCTTAGATTACGACAATTTCTTTCTACCAGCACAGGACCTGGATAGCGCCAAGGAATTTTATGGAAATCAACTTGGTCTTGAAACTAAATTCGATTTTTCGGATAAGGGAATGATTGCGTTCAAAATAGGCAAAAATGAACCTGCAATCATTCTTAGTACAGTACAACATACCAAACCGACTATTTGGTTTACTGTTGACGATGTGAAAACTACATGTGAATATTTAAAGGAAAAGGGAGTCGTATTTTTAAGCGAGCCATTTGAGATCATGACGGGTTTAGCGGTTGAATTTAATGATCCATTCGGAAACAAACTTGGAATAACAGATTATTCCAAATCAAATAAAGTTTGA
- a CDS encoding nuclear transport factor 2 family protein, which yields MDKITIKEIAEVENQLFLAQLASNVDGLDLLLYDDLVAVAPDGQMLTKEMDLNAHRSKAMIIENASTEINEIRIIGDTALSVTTMTAKGKVMGTPLEGKFRYFRVWKRIDNTLKVIGASFMQLP from the coding sequence ATGGATAAAATCACGATAAAAGAAATTGCAGAAGTAGAGAACCAACTTTTCTTGGCGCAGCTAGCCAGTAATGTAGATGGTCTTGATCTCCTCCTATATGACGACCTTGTTGCTGTAGCACCTGATGGTCAAATGTTAACCAAAGAAATGGATCTAAATGCACACCGATCAAAGGCTATGATTATTGAAAATGCTTCAACAGAAATTAATGAGATCAGAATAATTGGGGATACCGCACTTTCCGTTACTACGATGACGGCAAAAGGCAAGGTAATGGGAACACCATTAGAAGGAAAATTTAGATATTTTAGGGTGTGGAAACGCATTGACAACACGCTAAAAGTCATTGGTGCCAGTTTTATGCAATTGCCTTAA
- a CDS encoding DUF1080 domain-containing protein codes for MRRIIYSIVASSLIFTGCAGMKGQGDNNGWKSLFDGKDINDWFVKIHHHDVGVNYGNTFRVEDGIIKVRYDQYGDFNDQFGHLYYKTPFSYYHLKFEYRFVGELHKGAPAYTLRNSGVMFHSQDPRTMLKEQDWPISVEMQLLGGLSDGQPRPTGNMCSPGTNVVYQGKIASSHCLNSTSKTYDGDQWVKGELIVLGDSLIKHIINGDTVLEYSRPQIGGGTANGYDPKIKIDGKLLSSGFIALQSEGQPVDFKNIWIKELPKPKK; via the coding sequence ATGCGAAGAATTATCTATTCAATAGTAGCTAGCAGTCTTATTTTTACAGGATGCGCAGGAATGAAAGGTCAGGGCGATAATAATGGCTGGAAATCCTTGTTTGACGGAAAGGACATCAATGATTGGTTTGTCAAAATTCATCATCATGATGTTGGTGTGAACTACGGAAATACGTTTAGAGTTGAAGATGGAATAATTAAGGTCAGATATGATCAGTATGGTGATTTTAATGATCAATTTGGCCATTTATATTATAAAACACCCTTTTCATATTATCATTTAAAATTTGAATATCGATTTGTAGGGGAGCTGCATAAAGGTGCCCCCGCCTATACACTTCGTAATAGCGGCGTTATGTTTCATTCGCAGGACCCCAGAACAATGTTGAAAGAACAGGATTGGCCCATTTCTGTCGAAATGCAACTTTTGGGAGGACTGAGCGATGGCCAGCCCCGCCCTACAGGCAATATGTGTTCTCCTGGAACCAATGTGGTCTATCAGGGCAAAATAGCTTCCTCACATTGTTTAAATTCTACTTCGAAGACCTATGATGGTGATCAATGGGTTAAAGGGGAGTTGATTGTATTAGGAGATTCGTTAATCAAACATATCATTAACGGAGATACCGTACTAGAATATTCAAGACCTCAGATTGGAGGTGGAACAGCCAATGGATATGACCCCAAAATTAAGATCGATGGTAAGTTGCTCAGCAGTGGATTTATTGCATTACAGAGTGAAGGTCAACCTGTAGATTTTAAGAATATATGGATTAAGGAACTACCTAAACCAAAGAAGTAA
- a CDS encoding 2-dehydropantoate 2-reductase gives MEQHILIVGLGGVGGYFGGMLARKYENTDIHINFLARGNHLEEINQHGLKLLLEKGTFIAKPYKASSETENFTKMDYIFLCTKSYDLEDTMALLGPCVSADTVFIPLQNGVDSKERINRYYPNNLVVDGCAYIVSRLKAAGVIEVTGKWGTMSFGLNGEHDERLDRLYHLVQQADIHVNYSDEIEKIIWDKFIFISAMATATSYFDCSIGQIMEDPKKKDAVIKLIQEVATLAQEKGVVIADHIVHMTLDKMEQMPYDATSSMHTDYLNKRPKTELASLTAYVIRESKKYNLETPEYQRMFDVLRLKSD, from the coding sequence ATGGAACAGCATATATTAATTGTGGGCCTGGGGGGAGTAGGCGGATATTTTGGTGGTATGTTAGCGCGTAAGTATGAAAACACAGATATTCATATCAATTTTTTGGCGCGAGGTAATCATCTTGAGGAGATTAACCAACATGGTTTAAAGCTGTTATTGGAAAAAGGAACCTTTATAGCGAAGCCTTATAAGGCTTCCAGTGAGACTGAAAATTTTACAAAAATGGATTACATTTTTCTCTGTACTAAATCTTATGATCTTGAAGATACGATGGCCTTATTAGGACCGTGTGTGAGCGCAGATACAGTATTCATACCCTTACAGAATGGAGTGGACAGTAAAGAACGTATCAACAGATATTATCCGAATAATTTGGTGGTGGATGGTTGCGCCTATATTGTGTCCCGGTTAAAGGCTGCCGGAGTAATTGAAGTGACAGGAAAATGGGGTACAATGAGTTTCGGATTGAATGGAGAACATGATGAGAGACTGGATAGGTTATATCATCTTGTGCAACAGGCTGATATCCATGTGAATTATTCCGATGAAATTGAGAAAATAATATGGGATAAATTTATTTTTATTTCCGCTATGGCCACAGCTACTTCTTATTTTGATTGTTCTATTGGTCAGATAATGGAAGATCCAAAGAAGAAAGATGCGGTTATTAAACTTATTCAGGAGGTTGCAACATTAGCTCAGGAAAAAGGAGTCGTTATTGCTGATCATATTGTACATATGACCTTGGACAAAATGGAGCAAATGCCTTACGATGCGACTTCATCCATGCATACGGATTATCTTAATAAACGACCGAAAACAGAGTTGGCATCTTTGACAGCTTACGTTATTCGTGAGTCTAAAAAGTATAATCTCGAGACACCTGAATATCAACGCATGTTTGATGTATTGCGCCTAAAATCTGACTAG
- a CDS encoding diacylglycerol/lipid kinase family protein, producing MKEQGKNIRLVHNPAAGDDSNGDKDELCQLIEDLGHNCTVVTKKDAVKKIDPQTDIIALAGGDGTIRMTVLGLLEKKLRFKRPIAILPQGTANNIAISLGIPLDCEKAIGLWRNALLKKFDVGMVIGLEKKPLYFIESIGFGVFPTLIKKMDKKNTEDLSAEDEIKTALRQLRKLVETFPATTLRLTVAGNNYEKECILVEIMNIPSIGPRLVLAADADPGDGQFDIIIVTVDQRQELINYIDGLLNGTNVEFKIIPIRTSRLAMEWEGKEIHIDDERKSYFGQQLKLTLLHGIVEIITGNK from the coding sequence ATGAAAGAACAGGGCAAAAATATCAGGTTAGTACACAATCCTGCTGCTGGAGATGACTCGAACGGCGACAAAGACGAACTATGTCAACTGATTGAAGATCTTGGCCACAATTGCACCGTAGTAACAAAAAAAGATGCTGTCAAAAAGATCGACCCACAGACAGATATCATCGCCTTGGCCGGCGGTGATGGCACCATAAGAATGACCGTTTTGGGTCTTCTGGAAAAAAAGCTAAGATTTAAGAGGCCGATCGCCATATTACCACAAGGCACCGCAAACAATATTGCTATTTCTCTCGGTATTCCTCTCGACTGTGAAAAAGCTATTGGTCTTTGGAGAAACGCTCTACTTAAAAAATTCGATGTAGGGATGGTCATAGGATTAGAAAAAAAACCTCTATATTTTATTGAATCTATCGGTTTTGGGGTATTTCCTACACTAATAAAAAAAATGGATAAAAAAAACACCGAAGATCTTAGTGCAGAAGATGAAATCAAAACTGCACTAAGACAGCTCCGCAAACTGGTGGAAACATTTCCCGCTACCACACTGAGACTTACAGTAGCTGGAAATAACTATGAAAAAGAGTGCATACTGGTTGAGATCATGAATATACCAAGCATCGGACCGAGGTTAGTGCTTGCTGCTGATGCTGATCCTGGAGATGGGCAGTTTGATATCATCATTGTCACTGTCGATCAACGTCAGGAACTTATAAACTATATCGATGGACTATTGAATGGAACAAACGTCGAATTTAAAATAATACCTATCCGGACGAGTCGATTAGCAATGGAATGGGAAGGCAAAGAAATACACATCGATGATGAGCGCAAGAGTTACTTTGGCCAACAGTTGAAGCTTACCTTGCTGCATGGTATAGTTGAAATTATCACAGGCAATAAATAA
- a CDS encoding helix-turn-helix domain-containing protein, translated as MALLITLDNVYQLYNLDLSKKTEGIVILSQRHGPGKKYTNHSRIFDGLLLGFMVQGSMKSQIHFLEYEVNKGDIAILQPQVMIDTKSLSEDAEIITIGLSLDFITEFPVLREFVMNNQIRWQPIIRLQSEEIKLQNELLTLIQNFYHKKASPNKTQMLRHLVMVLVSMISEVYSKLPNNKNLVKSRTHEIIDEFYLLVSRYAGQQRSVVFYAEKLHLTPQYLSTFLKQKTGRSALQWIDHITILHAKTLLKSSNLSIKEISNELHFEETSVFCRYFKRIVGLSPTTYRNV; from the coding sequence ATGGCTCTATTAATAACTTTGGATAATGTCTATCAATTGTATAATCTCGACCTTTCAAAAAAGACGGAAGGCATAGTTATTCTTAGTCAACGACATGGTCCTGGGAAGAAATATACAAATCATAGCCGCATATTTGATGGTTTATTATTAGGTTTTATGGTACAGGGATCTATGAAATCTCAAATCCATTTCTTAGAATATGAAGTAAACAAAGGGGACATTGCTATTTTACAGCCACAAGTGATGATCGACACAAAATCATTGAGTGAAGATGCTGAAATTATAACAATCGGTCTTTCATTGGATTTCATTACAGAATTTCCTGTTCTACGGGAGTTTGTAATGAACAATCAAATAAGATGGCAGCCAATTATTAGACTTCAATCGGAAGAAATTAAACTCCAAAATGAATTATTGACCCTTATACAAAACTTCTACCATAAAAAAGCAAGTCCCAATAAGACACAAATGCTACGGCATCTCGTCATGGTGCTAGTTAGTATGATTTCTGAAGTCTATTCTAAATTACCAAATAACAAAAATTTGGTGAAAAGCCGTACGCATGAGATTATCGATGAATTTTATCTGCTTGTTTCAAGGTATGCCGGGCAACAAAGAAGTGTTGTATTTTACGCTGAAAAACTACATTTAACACCTCAATATCTTTCAACTTTCCTCAAACAGAAAACTGGAAGATCTGCATTACAATGGATTGATCATATCACAATTCTACATGCTAAAACATTATTAAAATCTTCTAATTTATCAATCAAAGAAATCAGTAATGAACTTCATTTTGAAGAAACAAGCGTCTTTTGCAGATACTTCAAACGAATTGTTGGTTTGTCACCAACAACTTATCGAAATGTGTGA